A region from the Cardiocondyla obscurior isolate alpha-2009 linkage group LG26, Cobs3.1, whole genome shotgun sequence genome encodes:
- the Mrpl4 gene encoding large ribosomal subunit protein uL4m — MSTLFRRIVCKLQNAALPPLRYCTAVENQANPEVVAPIISRIQDEENAFFQKPRQAWLESLSKLEEKKLGLVTLHPHIYAAAPRIDIIHQNVRWQRMYRWVSYAHTKTRAEVRGGGRKPWPQKGLGRARHGSIRSPLWRGGGIAHGPRSPTPHFYMLPFYTRVSGLIATLSIKFAQDDLHIIDNLNIPTSDPSYIEQLIEERNWGPSVLFVDSYDIMPANITLATDQIKHVNLMPVYGLNVYSMIKHNTLVLTEKAARLIEEKLLYHLRRADSHKVNRAFKVNQQ, encoded by the exons ATGTCAACTTTATTTCGAAGAATCGTTTGCAAGTTACAAAATGCCGCGCTGCCACCGTTGCGGTACTGTACGGCTGTAGAAAATCAAGCGAATCCTGAAGTCGTTGCACCGATAATATCCAGAATACAGGATGAAGAAAACGCATTCTTTCAAAAGCCCCGGCAAGCATGGCTGGAAAGTTTAAGTaaattggaagaaaaaaagctgGGCTTGGTCACCCTACACCCACACATCTATGCAGCTGCACCCCGTATCGATATTATTCATCAAAACGTGAGGTGGCAAAGAATGTACCGCTGGGTT AGTTACGCTCATACGAAAACACGGGCTGAGGTTCGAGGCGGTGGCAGGAAACCTTGGCCACAAAAAGGCCTAGGACGAGCTCGTCACGGCAGTATACGTTCGCCTCTATGGAGAGGCGGTGGAATAGCGCATGGCCCTCGATCACCAACACCACATTTTTATATGCTACCGTTTTATACCAGGGTGTCGGGTCTTATAGCGACGTTATCCATCAAATTTGCTCAAGATGATTTGcatataattgataatttaaacataCCTACCTCTGATCCTTCCTATATAGAACAGCTGATTGAGGAAAGAAATTGGGGCCCATCTGTTTTATTTGTAGATAGTTACGATATTATGCCTGCAAATATTACATTGGCCACTGATCAAATTAAACATGTCAATTTAATGCCAGTTTATG GTTTGAATGTATACAGTATGATAAAACACAATACTCTGGTACTTACGGAAAAAGCGGCGAGActtattgaagaaaaattactttatcatTTACGTAGAGCGGATAGTCATAAAGTGAATCGTGCGTTCAAAGTTAATcagcaataa
- the Htk gene encoding AT-rich interactive domain-containing protein 4B translates to MLGDDPPSLSVGTEVSAKYKGAFCEAKIRKVVRSVKCRVTYKPQGLGTATVADDQIRGTLRVGASVEVKHVDRKELVEATITKIQDCSQYTVVFDDGDITTLRRTALCLKSGRHFAESETLDQLPLTHPEHFGNPVIGGRRGRRSRQAQDESSEDEDSPSQGARDSASSGSAKEGMETEPEIGRVVCVELGDKKKKDNWFPGLVVAPTAQDTVRIRVRDDYLVRSFKDARYYTVPKKEATEFTKELVNKVENSTLKVAVEKALLFLEKNELPPHWDRDSLFGHSVSSGNSDYDGELDSDSSDDEPREEKDHFVAQLYKFMDDRGTPINVCPMIGSEDIDLYRLFRAVYKLGGYNRVTNQNQWKAVTRRLGFTMQNSALLYNLVKQAYKKVLHSFEDFYRKLGCTMVNHPRGSTRKQRPGRSLIRDKDRNTPVPPPASAQVKSEKDEDEKKAVEEEKKEKKEVKKEQTKEEEVVKIKKKEESEGNGSGQESDVNVEKEAESSVSEKPSKPPAQTSTLSPVSFSTTIGSTSRTKSKTKEETKKKIPEKKKPETKKQEKKDEKVKEEEATKTRSKAKDDTVKNKSAPEVRETRTPSREADKKIVSKQRRLTDEELKKRGRKRKEYETEKSRTEEQLTETAPTYKGPVECGDKLKVYYGPTHESKVTYEAKVIEIEKEGSEPMYLVHYTGWNTRYDEWIKASRIAQNITQAQGRVKRVKATPRPQTPSTSSSSNINKLKSTCNSNVNASQNRRRAQSVAPSSTVQSTSMSIKDAKKDEKEKDKEMQPVRSTTPLSIASSSSRTKSPATPANRPIRTTRNVDLSGIEHRRRTRRTSGHTDVSVVSESEDSEGYESDTIELEQTKTRLKSIEERKRKETRSRAEEKIKIEDVTASDGDDDKDNLDEPRKGRRLRRIPGKSQGIKSEPDSDQEEQPKGRDFDLNQIRSELKGFDKAVKLEIVRMDPEDEIKLDEKENVAAAMVSPKLEKIVESPKVEVVETKVESTEDIYEFKEPEPFEFEVRNKRDSNSDKDKLKKRVFEDEVKISKKKQKTVTTPAAKETKSETPENDGRKKPRKLFSKKSDDAHEPITAPSKSSQMASCVSCEDVFNKICESSTSAFNQFKSTVSDESNNKVTGINLLFNDLPPDDEGTRDDSEDRLIISETEVSELEQENKFTYQQEIQSQNSKSSDTVESIKNEANVIIKTKEEMLINTCGNNKKSVNIPDQKQIQVKSLPNQIVAGQLQPELKIMDSKLLDIGPIPSSIVTPPAPISARLPATSTIEEKLSAFRSKTKDIKKTPDEESSDVVHVIKILKETKKLDPPNLLHRGKETDCIISASELNKKHEQEKNDENLRSEVMRMMVKRKEDELSKLKKDTEEISKPKKFSEAKVIAEHKVKSQEIARDDNWRNVAYEISDKKPEDEYKTTDQKEKDRIESRKKQISQDIIDSTDSSDSEQRLVIDNEEPQDIKISTATFDVKLQAELNCIENTQERKYTRSQILKTSQSQQQQQEQESTEFKTDAALVLKTDEEGETMNSLLCEEEIPGSPAPLSENIEQTNVCLTCSPSKNEVADNNIVLMEMPFASAPTSSQNTTNSSTVATLSMALPSIIETAISLPLQQNASSNMRQVQQQPQHPHQHHVLMPSQRRESNEAAPVIDNTPPTTPDSSISNISGSPRDERIGSSPISEDNVKLSRDNSEAENNSSGKNLSFNEVDSLLGSENNSADRILKPPAKRTVEDIQSPKKRKRNRKHSECDSGNAGVDVSVSVDVSVDVGVGVDIGVGSGIGIGGGSSNNSSNNGGNDSGNNSSNVGGSSGSIGGSNSGNGISSVGVNVNVGVSGDDGRDSGVNRDGNDAGEGGDGKCNSNSNNTVVNIIDNVGIGGSNSGGNNSGNVGDENGNGVNNDSITVYGNGSNNGGVTVPKKPGKQSDKHSRYGTGSDSDDTSEGSNLCGVNSTPSHVSTIVPDLSTYSSRSPRPTKYNFYVELDPELDGSQRIAVLQQKLTELRKTYNAVKIELAGIERRRKKLRRREREAMKAAKAEMQQACS, encoded by the exons atgctg gGAGACGATCCACCGTCCTTATCGGTGGGTACTGAAGTTAGTGCTAAATACAAAGGAGCCTTTTGCGAAGCAAAAATTCGTAAGGTAGTACGATCGGTAAAATGCCGCGTGACGTACAAACCCCAAGGCTTAGGAACTGCTACAGTTGCCGATGATCAAATAAGAGGGACTTTAAGAGTAGGCGCCTCTGTTGAAGTTAAACATGTAGATCGAAAGGAACTCGTGGAAGCTACGATTACAAAGATTCAAGACTGCAGTCAATATACCGTTGTTTTTGACGATGGAGATATTACGACGTTGAGAAGAACCGCGCTCTGTCTGAAAAGCGGGCGGCACTTCGCAGAAAGTGAAACTCTGGATCAACTTCCATTGACTCATCCAGAGCACTTTGGAAATCCTGTGATTGGAGGTAGAAGGGGAAGACGATCAAGACAAGCTCA GGATGAAAGCAGCGAGGATGAAGACAGTCCATCGCAAGGCGCTCGTGACTCGGCGTCTAGCGGAAGTGCAAAAGAAGGAATGGAAACCGAACCAGAAATCGGTAGAGTGGTTTGTGTCGAACTtggtgataaaaaaaagaaggacaATTGGTTTCCAGGATTAGTAGTAGCACCTACTGCTCAGGATACAGTGAGAATAAGAGTGAGAGATGATTACTTAGTACGCTCGTTTAAAGATGCAAGATA ttacACAGTACCCAAAAAGGAAGCCACAGAATTCACGAAAGAATTAGTTAATAAAGTTGAAAACAGTACTCTGAAAGTTGCCGTAGAGAAAGCGCTcctatttttagaaaaaaatgaattaccGCCACATTGGGACAGGGATTCCTTGTTTGGACATTCCGTCTCTAGTGGGAATAGTGATTATGACGGAGAACTTGACTCAGAt AGTTCGGACGACGAACCGCGTGAAGAAAAAGATCATTTTGTAGCtcaattgtataaatttatggATGATCGTGGGACACCTATAAATGTTTGTCCGATGATTGGATCCGAGGATATAGATTTGTACCGACTTTTCCGAGCGGTCTACAAATTAGGTGGTTATAATCGCGTTACAAATCAAAATCAATGGAAAGCTGTAACACGACGACTTGGATTTACGATGCAAAACTCGGCGCTTTTGTACAATCTTGTGAAACAGGCTTATAAAAAAGTCTTACACTCCTTTGAAGACTTTTATAGAAAGTTAGGCTGCACTATGGTAAATCATCCACGAGGTAGTACACGTAAGCAACGTCCTGGAAGAAGTTTAATTCGCGACAAAGACAGAAATACTCCAGTACCACCACCAGCATCGGCGCAAgtaaaaagtgaaaaagatgaagatgaaaaaaaagctgtggaggaagaaaagaaagagaaaaaagaagttaaaaaagaacaaacgaaagaagaagaagttgtcaagataaaaaagaaagaagagtcGGAGGGAAATGGCAGTGGCCAGGAGAGCGACGTCAATGTGGAAAAAGAAGCTGAGTCGTCAGTTAGTGAAAAACCGTCAAAACCGCCCGCGCAAACTTCTACATTATCTCCTGTTTCATTCAGTACTACAATTGGATCAACTAGTCGGACCAAATCAAAAACTAAAGAAGAGaccaagaaaaaaattcctgaaaagaaaaaaccggAGACCAagaagcaagaaaaaaaagatgagaaAGTTAAGGAAGAAGAAGCTACTAAGACGAGATCCAAGGCGAAAGATGATACtgtcaaaaataaaagtgctCCTGAAGTAAGAGAAACTCGAACGCCGTCTAGAGAAGCGgacaaaaaaattgtatctaaGCAACGACGTTTAACAGacgaggaattaaaaaaacggGGGAGAAAGCGCAAAGAATATGAAACGGAAAAATCACGTACAGAGGAGCAGCTTACAGAAACCGCCCCTACTTATAAAGGTCCCGTGGAATGTGGTGATAAATTGAAAGTATATTATGGTCCAACACATGAATCCAAAGTTACTTACGAAGCAAAAGTTATTGAGATCGAAAAAGAGGGTTCGGAACCCATGTACCTTGTACATTACACAGGCTGGAATACCAGATACGACGAATGGATTAAAGCGTCTAGAATCGCTCAAAATATCACGCAAGCTCAAGGTAGAGTAAAACGCGTGAAAGCAACTCCTAGGCCTCAAACTCCTAGTACAAGTTCGTCCagtaacataaataaattgaaaagtactTGCAATTCGAACGTTAACGCATCGCAAAATCGTCGCCGGGCACAAAGCGTCGCTCCTTCTAGCACCGTTCAGTCAACTTCAATGTCTATAAAAGACGCTAAGAAAGacgaaaaggagaaagataaagaaatgcAACCAGTTAGATCTACTACGCCGCTGTCTATTGCCAGTTCTAGTTCCAGAACGAAGAGTCCTGCTACACCTGCCAATAGACCAATCCGAACGACCAGAAATGTAGACTTGTCTGGAATAGAGCATCGTAGACGCACTAGGAGAACTTCGGGACACACGGATGTATCTGTTGTATCGGAAAGCGAAGATAGCGAAGGTTATGAGTCCGATACCATTGAGCTTGAGCAAACTAAAACCAGATTGAAAAGtatagaagaaagaaaacggaaaGAAACGCGAAGTAGAGcagaagagaaaattaaaatagaagacgTGACAGCAAGTGACGGCGATGATGATAAAGATAACTTAGATGAACCACGTAAAGGTAGACGTTTAAGAAGAATTCCCGGTAAATCTCAAGGCATTAAATCTGAACCTGATAGCGATCAAGAGGAACAACCGAAAGGACGAGATTTTGATCTCAATCAAATACGATCTGAATTGAAAGGTTTCGATAAAGCTGTCAAATTAGAAATCGTCCGAATGGACCCCGAAGATGAAATCAAACTGGATGAGAAAGAAAACGTAGCCGCAGCTATGGTATCGCCTAAGTTGGAGAAAATTGTCGAGTCTCCAAAAGTGGAAGTTGTTGAAACGAAAGTGGAAAGCACCGAAGACATATATGAATTTAAAGAACCAGAACCATTCGAGTTTGAGGTAAGAAACAAGAGAGATTCTAATTccgataaagataaattaaaaaagagagtGTTCGAAGATgaagtaaaaatttcaaagaaaaagcaaaaaacgGTTACGACACCGGCTGCAAAGGAAACGAAATCGGAAACGCCAGAGAATGACGGTCGGAAGAAGCCAAGGAAATTGTTTAGCAAAAAATCTGACGACGCGCACGAACCGATCACCGCTCCCAGCAAATCGTCGCAAATGGCATCTTGCGTATCGTGCGAGGatgtttttaataagataTGCGAATCGTCTACGTCAGCGTTTAATCAGTTTAAATCAACTGTTTCAGATGAATCAAATAATAAGGTGACCGGTATTAATCTTTTGTTTAATGATTTGCCACCGGATGACGAAGGTACACGCGATGACTCTGAAGAccgtttaataatttcggaAACCGAGGTATCGGAATTAGAACAAGAGAACAAGTTTACATATCAACAAGAAATACAGTCTCAAAATAGTAAATCATCGGACACAGTGGAATCGATCAAAAACGAAGCaaacgttataattaaaacgaaggAAGAAATGCTGATCAATACAtgcggtaataataaaaagtctGTTAACATTCCAGATCAAAAACAGATTCAAGTTAAATCTTTACCAAATCAAATCGTTGCTGGACAATTGCAGCCAGAATTAAAGATAATGGATTCGAAGTTGCTCGATATCGGCCCGATTCCTTCATCAATCGTCACACCGCCGGCTCCTATAAGCGCACGATTACCAGCGACGTCAAcgatagaagaaaaattatcggCATTCAGAAGCAAAACTAAAGACATTAAAAAGACTCCAGACGAGGAATCATCTGACGTCGTgcacgtaattaaaatattgaaggaAACGAAGAAATTAGATCCTCCTAATCTTTTACATAGAGGCAAAGAAACGGATTGCATTATTTCTGCAAGTGAACTGAATAAAAAACACGAACAAGAAAAGAACGACGAAAATTTACGTAGTGAAGTTATGCGTATGATGGTTAAACGTAAAGAAGATGAATTGTCGAAGCTTAAGAAGGATACAGAGGAAATATCGAAACCGAAAAAATTCTCCGAGGCGAAAGTAATCGCCGAGCACAAAGTTAAATCGCAAGAAATCGCAAGAGACGACAATTGGAGGAACGTCGCGTATGAGATATCAGATAAAAAGCCCGAAGACGAATATAAAACAACggatcaaaaagaaaaagacagaaTTGAAAGTCGTAAAAAACAAATCAGCCAAGATATTATAGATTCCACGGACAGTAGCGATTCGGAGCAAAGACTTGTGATAGATAACGAGGAGCCgcaagatattaaaatatcgaccGCTACTTTTGACGTAAAATTACAAGCGGAACTCAATTGCATAGAAAATACGCAAGAGAGAAAATACACGAGATCGCAGATATTGAAGACTTCGCAAAgtcaacagcagcagcaggaACAGGAATCTACAGAGTTTAAGACTGACGCAGCGCTTGTTCTGAAAACCGATGAGGAAGGTGAAACGATGAACTCGCTGTTGTGCGAAGAAGAGATACCTGGCTCGCCGGCTCCATTATCTGAGAACATCGAGCAGACTAATGTCTGTCTTACGTGCAGTCCGTCGAAGAATGAAGTTGCGGATAATAACATAGTGCTGATGGAGATGCCTTTCGCGAGTGCACCAACTTCAAGTCAAAATACAACGAACAGCAGTACCGTCGCTACTCTCAGCATGGCCTTGCCGAGCATCATAGAGACGGCAATTTCGCTGCCGTTGCAGCAGAATGCATCTTCGAACATGCGGCAAGTGCAACAGCAGCCACAGCATCCGCACCAACATCATGTATTGATGCCGTCGCAACGACGAGAAAGCAACGAAGCTGCGCCGGTAATTGATAATACACCACCAACGACACCCGACTCGAGTATTTCTAATATCTCTGGCTCGCCTAGAGACGAGAGAATCGGCTCATCGCCTATTTCCGAGGATAACGTAAAACTTAGTCGTGACAATTCCGAAGCGGAGAACAACAGCAGCGGTAAAAACTTGAGCTTCAACGAAGTCGACTCTCTGCTCGGCTCCGAAAATAATTCCGCGGATAGAATTCTTAAACCGCCTGCTAAACGTACAGTTGAGGATATACAATCACCTaagaaacgtaaaagaaatagaaagcATTCGGAATGTGACAGTGGTAATGCCGGTGTCGACGTTAGCGTAAGCGTTGATGTCAGCGTTGACGTTGGCGTTGGAGTGGACATAGGTGTTGGCAGCGGTATCGGCATCGGTGGTGGTAGCAGCAACAATAGCAGCAATAACGGTGGCAATGATAGTGGCAATAACAGTAGTAACGTTGGTGGAAGTAGCGGCAGCATTGGCGGTAGCAATAGCGGTAATGGAATCAGTAGCGTTGGCGTTAACGTTAACGTTGGTGTTAGCGGTGATGACGGTCGTGACAGTGGTGTCAATCGTGACGGTAATGACGCTGGTGAAGGCGGTGATGGGAAATGCAATAGTAATAGTAACAATACTGTCGTTAATATCATTGACAATGTCGGCATTGGCGGTAGCAATAGCGGCGGCAACAATAGCGGTAACGTTGGTGATGAGAACGGTAATGGTGTTAACAATGATAGCATCACTGTTTACGGCAACGGCAGTAACAACGGTGGCGTTACCGTTCCGAAAAAACCTGGCAAGCAAAGCGATAAGCATAGTAGATATGGAACTGGAAGTGATAGTGACGATACTAGTGAGGGATCTAATCTTTGCGGAGTAAACAGCACGCCAAGTCATGTCAGCACGATTGTTCCTGATTTAAGTACTTACTCGTCGAGATCACCGAGACCAACGAAGTACAACTTTTACGTCGAATTGg ATCCTGAATTAGACGGCAGCCAAAGGATAGCTGTATTACAGCAAAAATTGACTGAATTACGAAAGACGTACAACGCCGTAAAAATCGAACTTGCTGGTATAGAAAGACGtcgaaagaaattaagaagGCGAGAACGCGAAG CAATGAAAGCAGCTAAAGCGGAAATGCAGCAAGCTTGTTCGTGA
- the Mulk gene encoding acylglycerol kinase, mitochondrial codes for MAKVLTLLKTIRNNWKKSVVGAAAFSYGISYGKQTYDIEQLMRQCCKDVASYGNGSCNTNSGIRRVTVILNPAAKKRKAKKLFQKYCEPLLHLAGISVTVIDTQSGSHARNTIMNLETPTDAIIVAGGDGTLLDVVTGLMRKYEHNLHAVKQCPIGILPLGNTNTIASMFYNKYEDLVDVHNMIDATMAIIKNNLKSIDAIEINLLNDDPENPIKPVYAVKGIEWGAWSDTHAHIDKYWYWGFLRKYAAYVFSGYKSNLNWKCNAVLKYTNPCKGCSRCYAKNFSYNQSTNSNRRWWHAFLPKNKTFVSDNHIDYSKVINENCGTLHEMSISTTELCVKIESMPVQTMPLLKIALGPENIDYTTFVEKGWKRENDNELPINLVLDAKDIELYPEITNEDQMFYIDQEEYELKPIQVRLLPQSVTIFYPELNS; via the exons ATGGCTAAGGTGCTAACTCTGCTGAAAACGATACGAAATAATTGGAAAAAGTCCGTGGTCGGGGCCGCGGCTTTTTCGTATGGAATATCATACGGGAAACAAACGTACGA TATAGAGCAATTAATGCGCCAGTGCTGCAAAGATGTGGCCAGCTATGGGAATGGCTCTTGTAATACAAACAGTGGAATCCGTCGTGTAACTGTCATATTAAATCCAGCTGCTAAAAAAAG aaaggctaagaaattatttcagaaataCTGTGAGCCTTTATTACACTTGGCTGGTATTTCTGTAACTGTCATTGACACTCAATCAGGAAGTCATGCACGTAATACAATAATGAATTTGGAAACACCCACTGATGCTATTATTGTAGCAGGTGGAGATGGTACCTTGTTAGATGTTGTAACTGGTTTAATGAGAAAATATGAGCATAATCTTCATGCAGTTAAACAATGCCCTATTGGTATTTTACCACTGGGAAATACAAATACAATTGCAAgcatgttttataataaatatgaagaTTTAGTTGATGTACATAATATGATTGATGCTACTATGGcaattattaagaataatCTTAAGTCAATAGATGCCATTGAAATCAATCTACTGaat gatGATCCAGAAAATCCCATAAAGCCAGTCTATGCTGTCAAAGGCATAGAATGGGGAGCTTGGAGTGATACACATGCACATATTGATAAATATTGGTACTGGGGTTTCTTACGCAA ATACGCAGCTTATGTATTTAGTGGTTACAAATCGAATTTAAATTGGAAGTGCAATGCAGTATTGAAATATACAAACCCTTGCAAAGGATGTTCACGCTGCTATGCAAAAAACTTTTCTTACAATCAATCTACAAATTCTAATAGAAGATGGTGGCATGCATTTTTGCCCAAAAACAAAACATTTGTTTCAG ataatCACATTGATTATAGTAaagtaataaatgaaaattgtgGGACATTGCATGAGATGTCTATTTCAACGACAGAACTATGTGTAAAGATCGAAAGTATGCCTGTTCAAACGATGCCTTTGTTAAAAATAGCTCTAG gTCCGGAAAATATTGATTATACGACATTTGTTGAAAAAGGAtggaaacgagaaaacgataATGAGCTGCCGATAAATTTAGTATTAGACGCGAAAGACATCGAATTATATCCTGAAATA acaaATGAAGATCAGATGTTTTACATTGACCAAGAAGAATATGAACTAAAACCAATTCAAGTAAGATTACTTCCACAatctgtaacaattttttatcctGAATTAAATAGCTAA
- the LOC139112016 gene encoding uncharacterized protein produces MGSTDKAVITGFICRLCSKMNRFVIHIYGEEGERMKLADKINTYLPITVNINDPLPKTACLHCIERLEAHHELMEQIMYTRRRLNTDKAAAVASSSGTTVDTVPTSSPPSC; encoded by the exons ATGGGCAGCACGGACAAGGCCGTGATCACTGGGTTCATATGCAGGCTCTGCAGTAAGATGAACCGCTTCGTGATACACATATACGGAGAAGAGGGCGAGAGAATGAAACTTGCCGACAAAATCAACACCTACCTGCCGATCACG GTGAATATAAATGATCCTCTGCCGAAGACTGCATGTTTACATTGCATTGAACGATTAGAAGCGCATCATGAATTAATGGAACAAATAATGTACACCAGGCGAAGATTAAATACCGATAAGGCAGCTGCGGTAGCATCCTCTTCCGGTACAACTGTAGATACTGTTCCAACATCTAGCCCACCTTCTTGTTGA
- the LOC139112014 gene encoding centriolar and ciliogenesis-associated protein HYLS1 — protein sequence MSEIKDDPREVLVLLNSLGFVGITAIQLKAFMKDLKIYRKVKEREKQQRKEEIKTKIIDKHEALLNEAYRYCNIRNYSSSNNIPSESSNSFENESIKVRIRCIPKEDVNQKHSKVTTIESDKKLSTQYSEKDTEPRIQSKQNYADANYPIIKSSKDSDKQIDTKCLAQEHVASSHISSNRTNRTELKSAMSDPSGNVGVQSTLSRRSSVNFGHKSFIRPWRLQSDAQKHINKKCDPVALYQKYQQEWKHISFPGEAKHSKIRWAVREKMLGTDPHPLPLSKKSTQMPILKKK from the exons ATGTCGGAAATTAAAGACGATCCGCGAGAAGTACTTGTTTTATTGAATTCATTAGGATTTGTGGGTATTACTGCCATTCAATTAAAAGCTTTTATGAAAG ATTTAAAGATTTACAGGAAGGTCAAAGAACGTGAAAAACagcaaagaaaagaagaaattaagaCAAAAATTATTGACAAGCATGAGGCTTTACTTAATGAAGCTTATAGGTATTGCAATATAAGAAATTATTCATCAAGTAATAACATTCCCTCTGAATCTTCAAACTCTTTTGAGAATGAATCAATAAAAGTTAGAATAAGGTGTATTCCTAAGGAGGATGTAAACCAAAAGCATTCGAAAGTAACTACTATAGaatcagataaaaaattatcgacacAATATTCTGAAAAAGATACTGAACCTAGGATTCAAAGCAAACAAAATTATGCTGATGCTAATTAtccaattattaaatcttcaaAGGATAGTGACAAACAAATTGATACTAAATGTTTGGCACAAGAACATGTAGCAAGTTCACATATTTCATCAAATCGTACAAATCGAACAGAATTAAAGAGCGCTATGTCGGATCCATCTGGAAATGTGGGTGTACAGAGTACCTTATCTAGAAGATCATCTGTTAATTTTGGACACAAATCAT TTATTCGACCGTGGAGATTGCAGTCTGATGCacaaaaacatattaataaaaaatgtgatcCTGTTGCTCTGTACCAAAAATATCAACAGGAATGGAAACATATATCTTTTCCCGGAGAGGCAAAACATTCAAAAATCAGATGGGCTGTGAGGGAAAAAATGCTTGGAACAGATCCACATCCCTTG CCACTGTCAAAAAAATCAACACAAATgccaatattaaaaaagaaatga